The genomic DNA agtgaatacatcaactAGGAAATaacgtatggaatcatgtcgtaaccaaaaaagtgttaaacaaatcaaaatatatattttagattcttcaaagtagccaccctttgccttgacagctttgcacactcttggcattctctcaaccaacttcacctggaattcttttccaacagtcttgaaggagttcacacatatgctgagcacttgttggctgcttttccttcacgctccgtttcaactcatcccaaaccatctcaattggattgaggtcaggtgattgtggaggccaagtcatctgatgcagcactccatccctctccttcttggtcaaacagcctgaaggtgtgttgggtcattgtcctgttggaaaaacaaatgatagtcccactaagcgcaaactagatgggatggcgtatcgttgaagaatgctgtggtagccatgctggttaagttgccttgaattcgaaataaatcactgacagtcaccagcaaagcaccatcacattcttcacagtgggaaccacacatgcggagatcatccgttcacctactctgcgtcttacAAAGACGAtagctgttggaaccaaaaaatctcacatttggactaatcagaccaaaggacaaatttccactggtctaatgtccatggctcgtgtttcttggcccaagcaagtctcttcttattattggtgtcctttagtaatggtttctttgcagcaattcaaccacgaaggcctgattttacactgtctcctctgaacagttgatgttgagatgtctgttacttgaactctgtgaagcatttatttgggctacaatctgaggtgcaattaactctaatgaacttgtcctctacagcagaggtaacactggggtttccttttctgtggcggtccACATGAGAGCCAGCTTCACCATAGCTCTTGAtgatttttgtgactgcacttgaagaaactttgaaagttcttAATGTTCTACAATGagggactgttgtttctcttagATGATTTGGGCTgtacttgccataatatggacttggtcttttaccaaatagggttatcttctgtataccacccctaccttgtcacaacacagcttattgtctcaaatgcattaaggaaataaattccacaaattagctTTTAACAaccacacatgttaattgaaatgtattccaggtgactatctcatgcagctggttgagagaatgcaaggagtgtgcaaagctgtcaacttAAAGGGTGGCTTACTTTGAATAATCTTAAATATatgttgatttaacacttttttggttactacatgattccatgttattttgatatcttcactatttttctacaatgtttggaaatagtaaaaataaagaaccttggaatgagtaggtgtcttgACTGGTACTTAATAAAATAtttccccctaaccctaccacctctctcctaattggagtaaagtaatgaacaataacacttaggcttctacttccagtttatacatactatatacattttacagacaatctttttttgttttgaatcccacccttcagctccactcaacccctcccatctatctcttaacaccataaTCCATGTTTGATTTATATTtgccatacattttttaaatgtgctgtgatgcttcacaaaagttctgaacctttctattctcatagtttctacagattgtaaattagtCAATAGTTTTGGCAAAAATGtttgacttttcaaatcacccagtagtgctatatATATAATTCTATTTGTTGCAAGAATTTTGTGTAATTCaaagttttgaatccggcgttgttttgcGTATTGGTTCCTAAACCATGTGTCATGGAATCAGTACATCAAAAATGTCTTCCCAAATATTTTGCAATCGATACGGCACAGCGGtcaattttttggtccttaattaaatgaaactggtgtatataatatatatatatttttaatcaatTTGTCTAGTGCATGGCCAGCAGACAAGCTTCTtactgttctgtggtctggggaaatgcatcagCAAGTGACATTAGGAGGCTACAGATTGCACAGAACaaagcagcaaggattgttttaaggtggaaatatggttcttctgttgtagtcatgctGCCATGCAATAACGAAATTGAATAATTTATCTGAGTAAGCCAATGTATATATTTCAATATATACATTGACACAATACATAGGAAAATTGTGCTGGACTATGGTAGATAATTGATTCTTCATCTTTTTAGACTGTTAAGAGTATTTCTGGTCAATATGTTAGTTTAtgtctgtaacagtgtgttatatgtgaaataattttcaaataactgaaagtgagcggttgtaatctgaataaaggggagaGACATTCTTAATAatctgctagagaaccagttcGGAATATAATAACTGTTGTATGACAgacctttagtgagaggtctaacgctttaatcatttctgccctccaaattcattatataaataggcccgttTCATTTGGTCTGGCTTGCCGTTCCAAATAAAGTTGAAtatttttgctcatttataaaaagtgtaggcaaaaccataagcaaatatgtaaactgtaatatgactagagttaatcagggtgattttttcCATTAAAATTGGAGTTAATTTCTTTCTTTTGGGGAATGTATACTGAGTATGTCCACATCaccgtcagaccattttattggaaAACTACACGGTAAAGTAAAATATGTATTTGTGATCTAATACATAATATAGCACACgtatcataattaggttttaatCCAGAGTTTATAAAAATGATCTAGATCGCGCAGGGATCCATATTGTTGATTTAAAAGAACATGAGTCAGTGTACAATGACAACTTTGTTTTCAAGCCCTGGATTTCTAACCCTTTGATATGATAgcggacaaccttgttttacttctcttgacagtttaaaactTTGAGAAGTTTATAACTAAATGCCTGAAATATTTAAACTCCAGTCAACTTTATCAAAAGCCTATTCAAAGTCAGCTGTtctgtttccagtacttgtcttatctCCAATATGTCAACCATGTAAAAAAAATGCATCACAAGATTTCCGTGGTAGCGGAAACTGCATACACGGTAAACGTTGCATGTCGGCTCAGTCGAAAATTACCGCTATAGCGCTGAACTTCGGCGGTGGGATTGAATTGAGCCCTTGTCTTACACCCACCTCCAGCCCACCACCCTTTTCTTTGACTCACTTATACTCCGCCCACTGGTCTGTCACTTTAGGCTCTGCCCACAGAGCTTTTATCCAACAGATCAACTGTGTGCTGCCCTCAGAACAGGATCCAATAAGGTCATTTGTATTGGTCATATTGAGGAAAGTTAACTGGCACACCACTCTATAGAATTGGCATAGAAATGAATTACTGTCAGTTGGAATCATATAAAAACTCAACTGGAATCTCAGCAGCTCCTCACAACAAAGCAGCCTTCACCCAGCTTTCTCACACTCAGTGTGTGTAACTAAATATCTACAAGTTGTCTTTAATGAACATAAAAAATAGGTGATTATCAGTTCTGTACAGCTGAGATATAGTGCAAACATTACTGAAAAGTAACAATACCTAAAATGTCTGAAATCATCTGTAACATAGGCTGAAAATATTGCATTCAAAAACCCAGCCAACACAACGTTCTCCAAGAACTCTGTCATAGAGTTTACATTGACCCTATGCACAGGTTTTTGTTGTTGCTCTTTTTGGGAATGATGTGATTTCACACAAGTACAACATTTTTATTGCTCTAACAGATTAAGGCCTAGGTTCAATCAGATCAATAACCGACaccagcatggtggatgtgttggaGGTTGAACTGTGGTGGAACCATTAGATCGGTGAGCAGCTGCACTTGATCATTGTCATGAAACCACACCCAGTCCTGTTAGAAGTTCAGAACAAGAAGGTGGGCAGTCAAATTGAAAAATCATGAAACTaaataatgaggatttctatAGTCTTAATCGAGGTgaagattacatctcacattccagtgttcaaaCTTGTAAACAAGGCTACATGGGATTTATGTTAATGTGACtccgtgcagccaatggcaatgttacatttacatttaagtcatttagcagactctcttatccagagcgacttacaaattggtgcattcaccttatgacatccagtagaacagtcactttacaatagtgcatctaaatcttaaaggggggtgagaaggattacttatcctatcctaggtattccttaaagaggtggggtttcaggtgtctccggaaggtggtgattgactccgctgtcctggcgtcgtgagggagtttgttccaccatgtCCGCTTTAGGTATAAGACCGGGAaccacttgtggatttgacagctaacgcagttccacctccgacacccCAAAAACAACCACTATGCAGATGTTGgctaaagcggatctgattgaatCAATCCGTAAGACTGGATCTAATAACCTGAGACCCACCGTTCAATTAGAACACTGAAGATCGCTATCTGTCAGTAGTGACAAGTTATATAATCAATCTCACACAGGCTTTCCCAGAACCCACTGCACCATATCAGAAAGTGCAAACGTGCTCCCCACTCATCAAGAAGGGAAACAAAATACTTGCAAAGAACTCTGGCCTCCAAAGCTGCAAGATGTAACTACCAACCCACAGAGGGAGATGGAAGACGATATAAATATCTAATAACCCCTCTGAACAGTTCTGTAACAGGGGTTAGGGTAACTACTTAACATCCTTTGCCACCCATCATCTGCAGTAAATTGGCAGACGCTACAGCTAACGGAGCCTGGTGGCTCATATCAGATGGCAGACCAGAGCGTGTTTAGCCTAGCGTAGCCCCCTGTGATGGAGACAGATGAGCCGGTTCAGCGCTCAATTCTTGAAGGCTCCACAGCGGCTAGCTCGGCTGATGAACTCTTTGAGAAGGTTGCCTTCGATCTGCCAGAAGGCTGCAGTCTGGGTCACCTCCGTCAGGTGGTTCACACAGAACTTAAAGCAGAACTCCTCCAGGTCCTAGATACACCACATGGTTAAACAGGAAATATGAAGTTAGCACTTGTCCAATAACAAACGCTCGTTTTAGTTTTTCTTTGCTATGGTGTGCcccaatgaacacaacccagggaGAGTAGGCTTGGTAGAAGTTGCTCCTAGCCACTGGTACAGGGTCAGATGTGTTAATCCGCCTAAAGGTTAAGATTGGGTGAAGAGTTACCTGTTGCTAGGTGTGGAAGCGGGACTGACCTCTGCGTCGTAGCGCACGGCAGCAGCGAGCAGAGAGAAGGCGTTCTCTATGGTGATGCCTCTCTTGATGATGTGCTGACAGAGACGCTTCAGGCGGTTCTCACAGTAGGATGTGGCCAGGTCCAGCAGACCTAACACAACCATAGACAGTCTGGATCACTGTTGGCTTGGGATGTTTGCATACACTGATGTCTGCATCAGTGTTGTTTCTGGACTTTTATAAATCAATGATTGGTCTACAGATGAGGTACACCCCAATATGAGCTTGACTGGTAGCACTGTCACAGCCTTTAACCCTCCCCTATTGATTAATTGCCTTGTCAGTAAGGCATGGCTAGGTGGGGGACTGACCGATAGCATCCTCTGGGGGCAGGTCTATGTTGTCTGTGTAGAGGAACTCTAGGAAGGAGCGGTAGACGGGGTAGGTGAACTGGTCGATCTCTATCACCTCCTTCATGTCTTCATTCCAATGGGACTGGAACATGGACCTGAAGTGCTCACACCTAGCagtggagaggggtagaggacagCTATTAGCGTCACTAaatatcctccatttaaagggatagttcagaaTTTTAGCAACGAGGCCCATTATCTACTTCGAGAGTCacgaacttgtggataccatttaaGCATGCTAGCTGTACCCAAACACTGAGTCTTTGTGCcaagctagttagcattggcacACGAatctacctctaacttccttcatactggacgcagATACATAGAAATATTATCCACAAGTTCACCTGACTGAGGAAGTAGGTAAGGGGCTTCATACCAAAATCCTGAACTATCCCTTCAGTGTCTTTGAAAACCACTAATGTAAAGCATGTGTTCTATAATATTGTGAAATAATGCCACATTTCCTCATTCGCCAGGAAAGATAAACATGCAATGGGTCTGGTAAAACAACTTGACTCAATAATAGACCATTCAACTTCAAACTTTCCCAATAATCCCAAAAAGTATTTAGATTTGGAAAGCATTTATTGATGTTAGCTGGATAATTTGATCTTGCTGTGTTAGAGCCCAGTGAGCAATCTGCCTGACCTGATCTTGAGCACAGCCTTGTGCACATTGATGTATTTGCCATCCACGCTGAACTTGAGGTCGGCAGTCTCTGGGCTGTCAAATTCCTTCTTTAAAGACTGGGACACTGTCAGGAAGTCATCATGCTCTGGagagaacacacaaacacaatgaaaGTCATCACGCTCTGCCAAAAGGAGAGGACGTACTCAGTCACACACCCTTACCCATAGAGAGCAGCCTCCACATGACAGAGGGCGTGGCAAAGCAAGCAAAAACGTCATCAGTGCAGGAGAAGTGTGTGAGGAAGGGCAAGACGATGGACTGACCCCTACACTGGCCCCACATGTACACCTGGCCACTCTGAGTCTTAGCtgctgaggtgtgtgtggagtGGCATGCTGCAATCTCTACAATCCtgctggagaggagggaggagatcaGTCTGTATTCAGAGACTGCCTCATCTCTTTCTCAGCCATGATGTGTACTGTGTATATACACatttctcacctctccttctcagCCATGATCTGGACTGGGCTGAGTTGGTTGCTCTTGTTGCCTGTGCCCAGCTGGCCATAGGTGTTGGTCCCCCAGGCATACAGCAGCCCCTCGTCCGTTAGGGCCAAGGAGTGGGCATAGCCAGACACTATCTGGAAGGGAAAAGAGGGGTTaatggtagtggaggtagtgtgtgtgtgtgtgtgtgtgtgtgtgtgtgtgtgtgtgtgcacgctcaCCTGTAGCACACAGAGACCCTGCAAGCCCACCAGGCGACAAGGTGTCAGCTGATTCCCGTTGTTTCCGAGCCCCAGTTGGCCGTTTCCGTTATAGCCCCAGCCATACACCTGAGAAAGAAACAAGCGCACAAACACTCTCTTCGGTGTCCTGCAAGGTTGCTGCATACTTGTGAACCTACAAAGTTAAAGTACACCGGCTGATTGAATACAACAAATACGTAACATATTTAATATCAAACCCACGTTCAAACTGTGGTCACTCACCTCTCCATTCTCAACCACAGCCAGAGAGGAGGTTTGACCACAGGTGATGCTGACGACCACCTTGTTCTGCAGACAGTTGGACACTCTCCTGGGGGTGGGCTGGTTGGCCGTGGACCCTGACCCCACCTGGCCACAGTTATTGTAGCCCCAGGCATACACCTggacagggaggtcagagaatcACATTTCACTGAATATATAATCATTTACTTTAGGTTTAATAATATAGTGCAAAACACTATAGAACATCACACATCTAACAGCAATACAAGTCCAGCCCACTTCCCTGATAATACATCAGGTTCACTCTAGAGTGGTGCCAGTCACTGGACCAGTGACATAAAGCCGACTCAGTGAAAGAACAGCGGGTAACAATAGGGCCTTTATATCAGAGCTTGGATTTACTGGGCCACAGTAAGTTTTTGGAGGTTTGTAAGTAAGGTTTGGACTAGGGCACGATGGTAAGGGGGCTTAGAGCAGGGTTTCTCAATCCatggtctgtggaatgttgttggCCAGCCCCTCAGATGTTTCTGACAGACAAGTGCTATTTTCAATATAGGCAGAaccccccttctctctacccTTTCATCTTAACCTCCCCAGCATTAATATGGATCATGGGGTGAGGAGTCACAAGCCACCTATCTCCCACTacccctctccatccttccttctctcaCCTCTCCAGTGTTGGTCAGGGCCAGGGAGTGATGTGAACCACAGGCCACTTCCGTCACCCTCTTGTTGAGAAGGCTGGCAGACACCAGCACAGGAGCGACCCCCTGGTTGGTGGTCCCATTCCCCAGCTGACTGTAGCCATTGTGGCCCCAGGCAAACAGCTCGCCCTCTGACACACAATGGAGGAAACGGTGAGTAAGAAACCCCAAATAGTGGTAGAAATACTTTGAACAGGCATCTGGGATAGGGATTAGGGAATCATGTCAGCTCTATTGAAGACATTTCTATGTCCAACATTCTGTGCCATCCTCTTGAATGTTGTATCCCTGTTATGTGCTGTAGTACCCTCAGTGGCCAGGAGGATGTGGGGTCCACTGCCATAGCTGAGGCTGACCACTTTCCTCCCACTCAGAAAGTCCAGCTTCTTAGGTAGGATGGTGCTTTGGCTATCCCCTGTTCCCAGGCAGTTACTGCAGTTCAGCCCAAACACATACACctaaggaagagaaagagagatgggtcACTGTTTGAAATAAGCAGACACCAGTCAGCATGTGCTGTGCAGAGTGCATGTGTATTCCAGAAGAGAGACCTAGGAGTGACCACTCCAGATAAAACACTGACTACACCAATCATCTGACCACTTACATCATCATTGTGGGTGATGTAGATGACCTCGTTGGCGGAGGTTCCAAACACACAGGCCTGTCGTATGGACGAGAGCTCCTCGCCTTCCATCAGGCTAAACAGCGGCCATTTTGTCACATCCACCATAGTGCGCCTTGATCTCCGTTGCAACGGTGGAGGGGTGTGTCCCCGGCTATAGGGAGGAGCAGGTTCGTGGTCTTGGTGAGTGATGCTATCCCTGCTTTTCACACTGAATATTAGACAAGAGACATcgagagaacacacagacagagcttaCACAACCACCAGAGAACACACTGACAGAGCGCTCACACAaccaccagagaacacacaactCGATGTCAGAGAtcaaacacacacgcactcacaatCATCAGAGCACATGTGGGCACAAACagtcacacacatactgtataactCAAATACTCTGCAACCCCAGACCACCTTTCATTCTCATTAGTATTTTGAGTTGGTGAAAttgaacagacagaacagaccaTTGTCCTGGCCTTTAATCTCTAAATGTTTCCAGATTATAATTTAATCTGTTCCTCACGAACCGCAGGGTTTCACATTTGTATTCTATCCCAGCACAAACCCGAGTAATTGCCAAGCACAATATGAATCCGGTGGGTTAGTGTTGGGGTGGAATAAATCCTAGGAACTGATTTGGAAACACTGACCTTACATGTGGTTAGTTCTATATCCAGTCAGCTGAGAcataggtaaaaaaaaatatatatataaaaagactTGATACGGTTAAAGCAGGCAGCGAGGCTGGGAATAGTTGCTGACCCTTGATCTCACCCCTACAGATTACCACACGTCAATCGAAAAAAATCAAGTCGAGTCAATTTTCTGACTCTACACAAGCAAAACTCTCAACTAGTCAGTTTAGTACATCAGAAAAGAGAGTAACTAATGTTAATGCTACAACCGAAGACGCATTCACCTTTTATCGAGTATATTGATGAaattagtagctagttagctcgTGGAACTTTAGCTGATTAGTTAGCCATCTAAAGTTACCTTTATAGTGATCAGTACACACTCGCCTTAAATGACTGCGGACCTGGCTAGATAACGTTATCTAGAAAGCAAGCCAACAAAACATTCCAGTTGTAACTAAACTAGCTACTGCTAGTAAACGAGTATGCCAGCTGACAAACGTGCATTCACTGACCTACAAGAGCGTTCCATAGTCAATAATGACAACTTTTCCGGGGAGGAAAACAAAATAGATCAAAATGAAAGTATGTTTAAAAGCGTCACACCACCAAGCCTACCTATGAGATGCGTTGGTTTGGTGCTATTACCGGTGGACGGGTAGCTAGCCTCCCGGTCACTGAACCGCTTTCTCCTGCTGCCGCCTCTCGGATAATGTCAGCAGCTCCCTGTTGTTGATGTTGGTGTGTCCGGAAGTGAGAGCCAATACATGTCACGTGATCAACATTCAACCAAGAGGACCAATTCGATGgaaaatctgtctccctccagcaggtggcgttttTTCGTTGTTTCGCACAGTTGTTACGCGTGCACTGATAGaagtaggacacgtgacattACTGCAACTTTTGAggaaaaaacactttatatcaGTCTCGAGATGGCTATGCATATTCGTAACATGAGGCTAGTAGCATAGCATCTCTCAATTGAATACAGGCGGTTGACACCAACAACCCTCATGGAGAATTCAAAAAGGGTTATCCACCAACCTAGAGAAATGACAGGAGGGAGCTAGATCGTGGACAATGACACCCATTGTTGGGGCAGAGAGATGTATATTGTCAATATACCCTAAATAAACAGGACAAAGGTCACTAGATGGCTGTCTGACAATACAATAAACACCCCCCAAAACACATGTTAAACATTTGCAGTTCTCAACATAATCCTCATTTCAGGTTTTGCAAGAAGCCTGATCTCTCTCCTGATCCAGTTTTGCTCTCAGTTAATCATGAGGGTTATCAGGTGATTCGGGGTGATTCTTTTTTAGCTCTGAAATAAACAAACCACACAAACAACCAGGTGAAGCTACTGACATGGTTACCATTCCCAGTGATTGAAATCCCAGTCAGCTGGGGAGATCAGTCCAAGGGAGATAAAGCTGGTTTAAGAAAGCTGCATGCAAACACATGAAAATAAGTAGATGTTATCTCCTTATTTGGTTGACTGTTCAGTGGCATTCAGCTCTGCTTGTAGGACCATCCTTTTCAGCACAGAGGTGTAATGGCAAGCAACTGGATCACAAACCAACAGGACAAAGAGGAATCAGGACCTTGCTGAATACATTTGAAGGTCTTTGATGCTTGACTGATCTGCTCCACTCATTGGACTATTAAGGGAAAGCTTGGATGGACTCCAAACAAGAGATCTGCAGAAACCGCCAAccttcataaaaaaaaaaacaatatccTGTCTGTCATGGGCCTGGCCCTGTGCAGACAGTCTCACATGCATACATCCAAAGTGGTTCTAGTGGGCAATGAAGTCCATCCCTCCACTGTCTTCAGAAGGGTGACCCCCATCATGGCCTTCAATGTTGGCTCGTTGGAGCTGGACTCTGGCCCGGAGCTTACTGTGTGGGACATAGGGGGATACGCAAGCCCTGGAAAGACCACATGGAGGGCTGCGATGCCCTACTGTTGGAGTAGACTGGGGGAGGCATTGGGGAGACTGCTTGGGGATGAAAGGGTGCGGGTCTCCCTTGGTGTTGGTTAGTAAGATGGAGCTCGCTGAGGCCATGGGGCTCCAGgaagtgatggatggatggactggAGCCGTCCTGGGACATAGACTGGGAGATACAGATGCCCTGGGCTCACTGGCCACACTCAGAGACTGCTGaggggtaacacacacacacggatatgAAACATATTCACAAATACACAGTGCAAACTGATCAATAGACGAGGCACGGATGCCCATACGGTTTGGGTTAAATGCAAAAGACATTTCGGTTGACatttcagttgtgcaactgactaagtATCCTCTTGCCCTTTCACACACATGTAAAAGGGTTGGCACACAACCAATATGAGGATGTGAAGCTTTTCATAAGCATAATGTGTTCCTATGACTATAACTATCTCCATGCCTCAGAATGTATCAGGCCAGTAAGTTATTTTAATATAGAACCAGTTGTGACATTCACTCTAAAGGAAACTGTTAAAATGGGACTCGAGAATTGTCAGAGAAGATTGGAATGAAATAGCTACTTATCAAAAGGACAAAAAAATCCAATGGGATTATCCACCCTTTTTTACACTCATTGTAACAATTATACATTAAACAAATCTCCTCACCGCAATGTCAATTGAGTGCCACTAATTTGTAACATTTACAGAAGATGCAGTACCCCTCTACACCACAATGTGGTCTCAACCCTGCTGGGTAATGTAGGTTGGATCAATGGTTACTACTGATTTACGTATTGACACTGCCAGTCTGAAGGGACTGGTGACATACAATGACTTTAAAATAAAACCTTTAGTCGTACTTTCAGTAAAGCTTATGATTATTGATTGGTATTTTACATCGGGTATATTTCTCTAGGTACCATGGCCAGCAACTCAAACACATACATGCGAGCATACACATTCACTTAGTCTCTTAAGACTCAGTCGCTCTCCCCTTTTTTCCCCCAGACACACACGCCTTGATTTTAGTGTACAAATCAGAACACTTGCAGCGGTGAGGATCCAACGGCTAACAGGAAGTTTATTTTGGTTAGGATCAGTAATACAGAGACCATGTCCTGAGGGTGAGATGGGAGGAAGTGATATCATAATGCCATTATTGGTTAGCAGAATATGGCATTGATGGGTTTGCTTGTGGTGAATGTAGGTATGGGTGGATATGTCATAATGGGTTACAATGCTCAgcccatagaattaggaattagaatattaataggatctctatggctCAGCCAATAAAATAGGAGTAGAACCATCACTACAGCAGAGAGCAGCATTGACTAATCCCATGGCAGACTCCAGTAATTAGggagacatcacacacacacacctatttcAGATGTGCCAACAGCTTCTAGCATTTTTTTGTTGTTCACAATACATCTGAGAAAAAACTTGTTTGTTTCGTAGAAATGAAAAACAAAAAAGGCACAATGTCAATGAATTTCAACTCATTCTCAATTTTTTAATATGCACAAGAGTTGAAAGTATCAATGAGCCACCTTAAAGAGAAGAATTCAATCAAAATGTATAAAAAAGATATAAACATTGGAGGCCAAAACGCAGTCTGTTGCtatttctctctattctcttatTTAA from Oncorhynchus keta strain PuntledgeMale-10-30-2019 chromosome 7, Oket_V2, whole genome shotgun sequence includes the following:
- the LOC118371175 gene encoding RCC1 and BTB domain-containing protein 1-like isoform X6, which encodes MERSCSVKSRDSITHQDHEPAPPYSRGHTPPPLQRRSRRTMVDVTKWPLFSLMEGEELSSIRQACVFGTSANEVIYITHNDDVYVFGLNCSNCLGTGDSQSTILPKKLDFLSGRKVVSLSYGSGPHILLATEEGELFAWGHNGYSQLGNGTTNQGVAPVLVSASLLNKRVTEVACGSHHSLALTNTGEVYAWGYNNCGQVGSGSTANQPTPRRVSNCLQNKVVVSITCGQTSSLAVVENGEVYGWGYNGNGQLGLGNNGNQLTPCRLVGLQGLCVLQIVSGYAHSLALTDEGLLYAWGTNTYGQLGTGNKSNQLSPVQIMAEKERIVEIAACHSTHTSAAKTQSGQVYMWGQCREHDDFLTVSQSLKKEFDSPETADLKFSVDGKYINVHKAVLKIRCEHFRSMFQSHWNEDMKEVIEIDQFTYPVYRSFLEFLYTDNIDLPPEDAIGLLDLATSYCENRLKRLCQHIIKRGITIENAFSLLAAAVRYDAEDLEEFCFKFCVNHLTEVTQTAAFWQIEGNLLKEFISRASRCGAFKN
- the LOC118371175 gene encoding RCC1 and BTB domain-containing protein 1-like isoform X5, with product MERSCSVKSRDSITHQDHEPAPPYSRGHTPPPLQRRSRRTMVDVTKWPLFSLMEGEELSSIRQACVFGTSANEVIYITHNDDVYVFGLNCSNCLGTGDSQSTILPKKLDFLSGRKVVSLSYGSGPHILLATEEGELFAWGHNGYSQLGNGTTNQGVAPVLVSASLLNKRVTEVACGSHHSLALTNTGEVYAWGYNNCGQVGSGSTANQPTPRRVSNCLQNKVVVSITCGQTSSLAVVENGEVYGWGYNGNGQLGLGNNGNQLTPCRLVGLQGLCVLQIVSGYAHSLALTDEGLLYAWGTNTYGQLGTGNKSNQLSPVQIMAEKESRIVEIAACHSTHTSAAKTQSGQVYMWGQCREHDDFLTVSQSLKKEFDSPETADLKFSVDGKYINVHKAVLKIRCEHFRSMFQSHWNEDMKEVIEIDQFTYPVYRSFLEFLYTDNIDLPPEDAIGLLDLATSYCENRLKRLCQHIIKRGITIENAFSLLAAAVRYDAEDLEEFCFKFCVNHLTEVTQTAAFWQIEGNLLKEFISRASRCGAFKN
- the LOC118371175 gene encoding RCC1 and BTB domain-containing protein 1-like isoform X7 produces the protein MVDVTKWPLFSLMEGEELSSIRQACVFGTSANEVIYITHNDDVYVFGLNCSNCLGTGDSQSTILPKKLDFLSGRKVVSLSYGSGPHILLATEEGELFAWGHNGYSQLGNGTTNQGVAPVLVSASLLNKRVTEVACGSHHSLALTNTGEVYAWGYNNCGQVGSGSTANQPTPRRVSNCLQNKVVVSITCGQTSSLAVVENGEVYGWGYNGNGQLGLGNNGNQLTPCRLVGLQGLCVLQIVSGYAHSLALTDEGLLYAWGTNTYGQLGTGNKSNQLSPVQIMAEKESRIVEIAACHSTHTSAAKTQSGQVYMWGQCRGQSIVLPFLTHFSCTDDVFACFATPSVMWRLLSMEHDDFLTVSQSLKKEFDSPETADLKFSVDGKYINVHKAVLKIRCEHFRSMFQSHWNEDMKEVIEIDQFTYPVYRSFLEFLYTDNIDLPPEDAIGLLDLATSYCENRLKRLCQHIIKRGITIENAFSLLAAAVRYDAEDLEEFCFKFCVNHLTEVTQTAAFWQIEGNLLKEFISRASRCGAFKN
- the LOC118371175 gene encoding RCC1 and BTB domain-containing protein 1-like isoform X2, whose product is MERSCSVKSRDSITHQDHEPAPPYSRGHTPPPLQRRSRRTMVDVTKWPLFSLMEGEELSSIRQACVFGTSANEVIYITHNDDVYVFGLNCSNCLGTGDSQSTILPKKLDFLSGRKVVSLSYGSGPHILLATEEGELFAWGHNGYSQLGNGTTNQGVAPVLVSASLLNKRVTEVACGSHHSLALTNTGEVYAWGYNNCGQVGSGSTANQPTPRRVSNCLQNKVVVSITCGQTSSLAVVENGEVYGWGYNGNGQLGLGNNGNQLTPCRLVGLQGLCVLQIVSGYAHSLALTDEGLLYAWGTNTYGQLGTGNKSNQLSPVQIMAEKERIVEIAACHSTHTSAAKTQSGQVYMWGQCRGQSIVLPFLTHFSCTDDVFACFATPSVMWRLLSMEHDDFLTVSQSLKKEFDSPETADLKFSVDGKYINVHKAVLKIRCEHFRSMFQSHWNEDMKEVIEIDQFTYPVYRSFLEFLYTDNIDLPPEDAIGLLDLATSYCENRLKRLCQHIIKRGITIENAFSLLAAAVRYDAEDLEEFCFKFCVNHLTEVTQTAAFWQIEGNLLKEFISRASRCGAFKN